A genome region from Anastrepha ludens isolate Willacy chromosome 3, idAnaLude1.1, whole genome shotgun sequence includes the following:
- the LOC128858133 gene encoding 26S proteasome regulatory subunit 6B: MDVLVPEKEDVLEFKLKDAHSSLDELDVDDLYVRYKKLQKTLEFLEVQEEYIKDEQRNLKKEYLHAQEEVKRIQSVPLVIGQFLEAVDQNTGIVGSTTGSNYYVRILSTIDRELLKPSASVALHKHSNALVDVLPPEADSSISMLQPDEKPDVSYADIGGMDMQKQEIREAVELPLTHFELYKQIGIDPPRGVLMYGPPGCGKTMLAKAVAHHTTASFIRVVGSEFVQKYLGEGPRMVRDVFRLAKENAPAIIFIDEIDAIATKRFDAQTGADREVQRILLELLNQMDGFDQTTNVKVIMATNRADTLDPALLRPGRLDRKIEFPLPDRRQKRLIFSTITSKMNLSEDVDLEDYVARPDKISGADINAICQEAGMHAVRENRYIVLGKDFEKGYKNNIKKDEQEHEFYK; encoded by the exons ATGGATGTACTTGTTCCGGAAAAG gaGGATGTTCTTGAATTCAAGTTAAAAGATGCTCACAGTTCTCTGGATGAACTGGACGTAGACGATTTGTATGTGCGATATAAG AAACTGCAAAAAACGCTCGAATTTCTTGAAGTACAAGAAGAGTATATTAAGGATGAACAGCGCAATCTAAAGAAAGAATATCTTCATGCTCAAGAGGAAGTTAAACGCATTCAATCGGTCCCATTGGTCATAGGCCAGTTTTTAGAAGCTGTGGACCAAAACACGGGAATCGTGGGGTCAACAACTGGTTCCAACTATTATGTTCGCATCTTATCTACTATTGATCGTGAATTATTAAAGCCATCGGCATCTGTGGCACTGCATAAACATAGCAATGCCTTAGTAGATGTGCTGCCTCCAGAAGCTGATAGCTCAATATCGATGCTTCAACCGGATGAGAAGCCCGATGTGAGTTATGCTGATATTGGAGGTATGGATATGCAGAAACAGGAAATTCGTGAAGCTGTTGAATTACCGTTAACTCATTTCGAATTATACAAGCAAATTG GTATTGATCCACCTCGTGGAGTGCTGATGTATGGACCACCCGGTTGTGGAAAAACTATGCTTGCTAAGGCAGTAGCTCATCACACAACTGCATCTTTCATTCGTGTTGTTGGTTCCGAATTCGTTCAAAAGTACCTCGGCGAAGGGCCTCGTATGGTACGCGATGTTTTCCGTTTAGCAAAGGAAAATGCCCCTGCTATTATATTCATTGATGAAATTGATGCAATCGCAACAAAACGTTTTGATGCTCAGACCGGTGCTGATAGAGAAGTACAGCGTATTCTTTTGGAGCTTCTAAATCAAATGGACGGTTTCGATCAAACGACAAATGTTAAGGTTATTATGGCAACAAATCGTGCCGACACACTCGATCCCGCACTTTTACGTCCTGGACGCCTTGACAGAAAAATTGAGTTCCCTCTTCCAGATAGAAGGCAAAAAAGATTAATATTTTCGACAATTACATCTAAAATGAATTTGAGCGAAGATGTGGACTTGGAAGATTATGTAGCACGACCAGATAAAATTTCTGGTGCGGACATCAATGCTATTTGCCAAGAGGCAGGTATGCATGCCGTCAGAGAGAATCGATACATCGTTTTAGGAAAGGACTTTGAGaaaggttataaaaataatattaaaaaagatgaACAAGAACatgagttttataaataa